The Anopheles gambiae chromosome 2, idAnoGambNW_F1_1, whole genome shotgun sequence genomic sequence CTGATGGAGGCGTGTCTCGGGGCGCTACAGACGATCGTGCAGTATCCGTTCGCGCCGCTCGATCTAATCCACTCGGATATTAACAACATCAAGCGTTTGATACGTGAGTGTCCCAAGGCCCTGGCCCGTGCATTTTGTGAATCAAAACTCTAATCTCAACCCGTTTCCAGAAATCGCCTCACCCCGTAGCAGCTTCGCCTGCCAGATGTACGTGGTCAACATCTTCGTTCCTCTCTGCCACTCCTCGCACCAGCAGAAGAGCCTGTGCCAGGCGGAGGTGATACCGTTCCTTGCCCGGCTCATGATCTGCGACAACACCACGCTGCAAGTACCTGCACTGAAATGTTTGGCCGCGATGTGCTTCACCAACAAATCCGTTTCGAACATCGTGCACGCGACGTACCACGCGGACCGGTCGATACTGGACATACTGACCGCGCTGCTGTCGCGGACGCGCGACGTCCAGGTGCAGCTGTCGGCCAGCCGGTGCCTCACCTACCTGCACCGGGCCGGTTCGCTGCCGGCCGAGGACTACCGGATCGTGTACAAAACGCTGCCCTGCCTGGCCCGCCTCTGCTCGGACGAGTTCGAGGAGGATACGCGCGCGACGGCGGCCGAAACGCTCGCCTACCTGGCGGAGATCGATTCCGAGCTGCAGCGGCTGGCCGCGATCAGCAACCACCTGATAGTGTCGCTCGCCAATCTGGTCAAGTGCCCGTCGGTGCTGTCGCGGCAGGGTGCATTCCGCTGCTTCGCATCGCTTGCGGCCAACGATGAGGAAATCCGGAAGCGCATCATCGAGATGGACGGGCTGATGGAGGAGGTGCTAAGCGGACTGAAGGACGGCTGTGCGGAGGTAAGTTTGGAAATGGTAGAAAATCGGTCAGGAAAGTGCTAATGCGAGTGTCTCGTTTCAGGTGCGACTATCCGCGGTACGGTGTCTTCACTCACTGTCACGCTCGGTGCAACTACTGAGAACCACTTTTCAGGTGagctatacacacacacgcgggttGCGGGTGCTTTGTAAGCGGTGTAAAACGAGCTTGGTCGCTTTACCTTGTTGCAGGATCACTCGGTATGGCGCCCGCTGATGGATTTGCTGTCCGGCGAACCGTCGCTGGAGCTGCAAACCGTCGTCACGTCGACGATCTGCAACCTGCTACTAGAATTCTCACCTGCCAAGGAACCGATGCTCGAATCCGGTGCCGTCGAGATGCTCTGCGAGCTAACGAAACATCCCGACCCGGCGCTCCGGCTGAACGGCAGCTGGGCATTGATGAACATGGCGTTTCAGGTCAGTGTTGTCGAATGGCCGAAACAGCGTACtgtgctctgtgtgtgcaTCGTTTTGTACACGCTTTTCGTTCGTCTTTTATCCCCGAACAGGCCGAACAGCACGTGAAAACAAAGATAATCAACACACTAGGAACGGATAGGATATTTCAATTGCTAGGCGATAGGGACGAGCGGGTGATCATGAAAACGCTGGGACTGTTGCGCAATCTGCTGAGCAATACGCTCCACATCGAAACGATCATGTCGGAACACTCGAGTGAAGTTTTGCGAGCGGTAAGTGTGCGAAATGGAGAAAATGTGCCTTTTAATCATGAATAATGGACCGTTTTCTGTTTGGTTAGGTGAGTCTTGTGCTGGACGATCCACATCCTCCGGAGGTAAAGGAGCAGGCGATAATCATCATAGGCAACATAACGGCCGGCGCACGGGACGAGGATTATGTGCTGCAGGATGAAAAGATTGTCAAAAAGATTAGGGATTTTTTGGTAAGCATAATTGAGCGTATGCCGGATATGCCTAGAATCATGCCGTTTTAAACAATCTTCCTTTGCCTGTCCGTGCTTGTGCAGGTCGCCAACGACAATAAACTACAGATGGGCGCGGTGTTTGTGGTACGGAACCTGCTAGAGAAGAGCGGCCGGCAGCAGATACTGCGGCAGTGGGGTTTTCTGGAAAATCTCGAACAGCTGCTACGCATGACACCGCAACACTCGCAGTTCTATGAGGAGTACGTATGGATAATGGGATTAAGCGTAAGCTAATCGTGTCTAAcgttctcactctctctctcttttctttcccCAAACAGCATACGGGATGAAATTTTAAGGTTTGAATACTCAGAAGACCATTGAAGAAaacctttttgttgttattgttttgttactaTTAGTTTCTCCTTCCTGTTGTTTCCGGTCAAAGCTCCTGAGTTGTCTTTGTATGTGCCCATCGGACCAGACGGGGCTTGTATGTCCCGTGCTTtccgtgtatgtgtatgtgttttgttctCGTCTGTTCTCTCTTAATCACTCTCCCTTAATAGTTTGATCTGCTCGGTGGTGTAAAAAATGCGCAAAATgtgatgaaatttaatttctccATGTTAGTGCGCACTCTTACTACTTTCCCGCCATTTTACACATACTACGACAGAAGGCAGATACAGTTTTAGCTACAGCTGGATAATAGATTTCTAGTTTCTCTTGATGGATCGAAACTCTAGGAAACACCTTTACCTACACTTACACAAATCTTGCGTACCGGAAAAAGATATTTGTGTCACAGCGGAAGATCGAAGACAAATCAAATGCtaacgatttttaaaaatgtttctaACGGAAGCTCTATGAAGAAAAGCTTGTAAATATTTCCCGAGATATTCTTCAAGAAGCGTCGAAAGTGgaatgaacaaacaaacaaacaaaaacaaaaacaaaaaacatgtcGAAATTAGAGAAATGTAAAACAACTCTTCCCCGCCCTCGAAACCAGGCTCGCTACACGCGGTCTGGTTTGTCGCAGAGCGCTTGTTAAGTTTACtctaattttattaatttatttaggaaacgatttcaaaaacaaaattaaccaACCAACACAGACAAACTTACCATTGAAATTCAGTCAAATGTTCCACCAGTGTAcattgaaaagaaaagcgatggcaaagggaaacaaaacacatttgcaTTTCTTCACCAGAGCGATTACATTCATTCATCTACCTTTTTTGTTATCAGAACACGTAGAAGATCGCCAAGTCACGCGAAGAGAGCGGTCAAGAGTCAAGAGCAAACGTCGCATATTTAATGCGGTTTaccatttttctttccataACCAGAGAATTGTATAGAATgctaaaaaaagcaaaagcaaaagcaaaaacaaaaatctttcTCCACTTCCGGTACTTTACCCGGTAACTTCCGAAACACGAAACGATGATGATATGTGTATCTGTAAACGGAATGTGAATGTgatcgttgttttgtttttattgttgtagCAGCAGGGTAACAAATATGCCCCAGTCTTCCCCCTCCATCGTACATTGATGTGAACATTGTGAATGTGGCAACAAAGCGTATATGAGGGGAAGCATATGCTGAGATAAGGAAAGGAGAAGCGACACgcaaacaagagaaaaaaagagaaaagcagAGACACATAATAAAACGGATGAAAACATACGGATAAACTGATGTGTACGCAGCAGAACACAGCAAATGTGAATCACGCGCCGAAAAAGCATTGAAAATTGGAAGAAATTGTCCGTTCCCTTTttggaagtgtttttttttgtatgtaagTAGACACTTGgatgtggctttttttttatttatcctTCAGAGTACAAAGTACACAGTGGTAGTAGTAATCCAAAAAATGCACGACCGAAAACACCGAACGGAAGGGGTACACTCACTCCCATCACGATAACGACACGCAAgcaaaacaacttcaaaacagaTAGTGAACGGATAGACTtcaagtagtgaaattaagCGCGTGGAAATTAATTCGCACCAAGCCTGGCTCTCAAGCAGCCATGCTGTTGTTTGGTGCATCCGTTTTCGACGGGATCGCATCCGGATTGGAGAGTGGATCCAGTTCGGCAAACAGCTGATACCATCCGCTGAGATCTTTGCCGGTcgtcttgctgctgctgccactagTCGGCTTACCC encodes the following:
- the LOC1277212 gene encoding armadillo repeat-containing protein 8, coding for MEPFTCFMDVENSRSYIDELYSEENCKCQEAIVCLKNAVIGSNKKKGSIISQGIVPRLIALLCNAGKPLQLRIDAGIVLGSLAKGTESQVHSLMRFNIVEVLITIIFDASTNERLMEACLGALQTIVQYPFAPLDLIHSDINNIKRLIQIASPRSSFACQMYVVNIFVPLCHSSHQQKSLCQAEVIPFLARLMICDNTTLQVPALKCLAAMCFTNKSVSNIVHATYHADRSILDILTALLSRTRDVQVQLSASRCLTYLHRAGSLPAEDYRIVYKTLPCLARLCSDEFEEDTRATAAETLAYLAEIDSELQRLAAISNHLIVSLANLVKCPSVLSRQGAFRCFASLAANDEEIRKRIIEMDGLMEEVLSGLKDGCAEVRLSAVRCLHSLSRSVQLLRTTFQDHSVWRPLMDLLSGEPSLELQTVVTSTICNLLLEFSPAKEPMLESGAVEMLCELTKHPDPALRLNGSWALMNMAFQAEQHVKTKIINTLGTDRIFQLLGDRDERVIMKTLGLLRNLLSNTLHIETIMSEHSSEVLRAVSLVLDDPHPPEVKEQAIIIIGNITAGARDEDYVLQDEKIVKKIRDFLVANDNKLQMGAVFVVRNLLEKSGRQQILRQWGFLENLEQLLRMTPQHSQFYEDIRDEILRFEYSEDH